In Mesorhizobium sp., one DNA window encodes the following:
- a CDS encoding ABC transporter permease, with amino-acid sequence MTLVGFASSNLMRRPARTLLTILGIALAIGTAVALLALGRGIYDSLADGFTERSSELLITPRNVVDITAMRLPEAMAAELAAIDGVADISSELYVFTSTEDGDHVAVAGVSDTATKWATVPVASGRRPDASRREIMLGDVIAETLGAKIGDRIDLLDEIFEVVGITAYETALNRGVVVMPLKILQEASLRLNQVSTYSIRLDPGLSQTEQRELRARIERQFSVVVSDMQEIADHLSSDRNITILKAVSSAISIVAIVMGALNLLATLLLSVQERTREIGMLCAIGWNDRLVVSLIMIEGLFIGVLGCAAGVFVGIAASSLFSSIPAIGNIISFTPRLSDLVLPIAFAVPLCIAGAAYPAWRAVSMLPAEALRHV; translated from the coding sequence ATGACTCTCGTGGGCTTCGCATCCAGCAACCTGATGCGCCGGCCGGCGCGGACGCTGCTGACGATTCTCGGGATCGCTCTCGCGATCGGAACCGCAGTCGCGCTTCTGGCGCTCGGGCGCGGGATCTACGACAGCCTGGCGGACGGCTTCACCGAGCGGAGTTCCGAGCTCCTGATCACGCCGCGCAACGTCGTCGACATCACTGCGATGCGGCTTCCGGAAGCGATGGCGGCGGAACTTGCCGCCATCGACGGGGTGGCGGACATTTCCAGCGAACTCTATGTCTTCACCAGCACGGAGGACGGCGACCATGTCGCGGTAGCGGGCGTTTCCGACACCGCGACCAAATGGGCCACGGTTCCGGTCGCATCGGGCCGCCGGCCGGACGCAAGCCGGCGGGAGATCATGCTGGGAGACGTGATCGCCGAGACGCTGGGGGCGAAGATCGGCGACCGCATCGACCTCCTCGACGAGATTTTCGAGGTCGTCGGAATAACCGCCTACGAGACGGCTCTCAACCGCGGCGTGGTCGTCATGCCCCTCAAGATCCTTCAGGAGGCGTCCTTGCGGCTGAACCAGGTCAGCACCTATTCGATCAGGCTCGATCCCGGTCTCAGCCAGACCGAGCAGCGGGAGCTCCGCGCCCGGATCGAGCGGCAGTTCTCGGTGGTCGTCTCCGACATGCAAGAGATCGCCGACCACCTGAGCAGTGACCGAAACATCACCATCCTCAAGGCGGTATCCAGCGCGATCTCGATCGTTGCCATCGTCATGGGAGCTCTGAACCTCCTGGCGACCCTGCTTCTGTCGGTGCAGGAACGGACGCGGGAGATCGGCATGCTCTGCGCGATCGGTTGGAACGACCGGCTCGTTGTGTCGCTCATCATGATCGAGGGCCTGTTCATCGGGGTGCTCGGCTGCGCTGCCGGCGTGTTCGTTGGCATCGCGGCCTCATCGCTGTTCAGCTCCATACCCGCGATCGGCAACATCATCTCGTTCACGCCGCGTCTGTCCGACCTGGTGCTTCCGATCGCATTTGCGGTGCCCCTTTGTATCGCCGGCGCAGCCTATCCGGCATGGCGGGCCGTCTCCATGCTGCCGGCGGAGGCGCTTCGCCATGTCTGA
- a CDS encoding ABC transporter ATP-binding protein encodes MNDRPPLLGLEAVSRSFDRGRIRALNDVDLALRTGESVALVGRSGSGKSCLLNIASGLDRPDAGRVVWKGIEVTGRRRWAALRRSSIGIVFQEFHLLPTLTGRQNVELALMGELGRPAGARAERILEQVGLTGMADRLPAELSGGERQRVALARALVREPELLFADEPTGNLDSVNADAVAALMFDLHRQRRMALVIVTHDLALARQCERIVTIVDGSVSDDRSGSGPAA; translated from the coding sequence ATGAACGATCGCCCGCCCCTGCTCGGCCTCGAAGCAGTTTCCCGCAGCTTCGACCGCGGCCGCATCCGCGCGTTGAACGATGTAGACCTGGCACTGAGAACGGGCGAGAGCGTCGCGCTGGTCGGCCGCAGTGGCAGCGGCAAATCCTGCCTGCTGAACATTGCTTCGGGACTGGACCGGCCGGATGCGGGTCGCGTGGTCTGGAAAGGTATCGAGGTGACCGGACGCCGCCGGTGGGCCGCGCTGCGACGTTCGTCGATCGGCATCGTGTTCCAGGAATTTCACCTTCTGCCGACGCTGACCGGACGACAGAACGTGGAACTTGCGCTGATGGGAGAGCTCGGGCGGCCGGCCGGAGCCCGTGCGGAGCGTATCCTCGAGCAGGTCGGCCTGACCGGAATGGCGGACCGGCTGCCGGCAGAACTCTCCGGCGGAGAACGCCAGCGCGTGGCTCTGGCGCGGGCGCTGGTTCGGGAACCGGAGCTGTTGTTTGCCGACGAACCGACCGGCAATCTCGACAGCGTCAATGCCGACGCCGTCGCCGCTTTGATGTTCGACCTGCATCGGCAGCGTCGCATGGCTCTGGTGATCGTGACGCATGACCTGGCGCTGGCCAGGCAATGCGAGCGCATCGTCACCATTGTGGACGGGAGTGTCAGCGACGACCGCAGCGGAAGCGGACCGGCCGCATGA
- a CDS encoding ABC transporter substrate-binding protein: MVRTSLAALLLSGGALHAAQGQDFFEKVQAKMTAMERLSQDRRPPACREFIGQVLDTADVASAVASAHWDGLGRRLRSSLVSSVVSRLAEECVDLLPRTGSASASIARVREIPGGLRMTVALREEDGRETLVVWTIRPGGAFAWTALDISVDGRGMRATLRSDFDSALMASGGNLERAIQQFSQMGSK; encoded by the coding sequence ATGGTCCGAACTTCCCTTGCCGCCCTGCTTCTATCGGGCGGCGCGCTGCATGCCGCCCAGGGGCAGGACTTTTTCGAGAAGGTGCAGGCGAAAATGACGGCGATGGAGCGGTTGTCACAAGATCGGCGTCCGCCCGCCTGCCGGGAGTTCATCGGCCAGGTGCTGGACACGGCCGACGTGGCAAGCGCCGTTGCCTCCGCTCACTGGGACGGACTCGGTCGTCGACTAAGAAGCAGCCTGGTTTCTTCGGTCGTCAGCCGCCTGGCCGAGGAATGCGTCGACCTTCTGCCTCGAACGGGGTCAGCCTCCGCGTCGATCGCGCGCGTCCGCGAGATCCCGGGGGGGCTGCGCATGACGGTGGCACTTCGCGAGGAAGATGGTCGGGAAACCCTCGTCGTCTGGACGATCAGGCCAGGCGGCGCCTTCGCCTGGACCGCCTTGGACATTTCGGTGGACGGTCGGGGAATGCGGGCAACTCTGCGGTCGGATTTCGACAGCGCACTGATGGCAAGCGGCGGCAATCTGGAGCGCGCGATCCAGCAGTTCTCGCAAATGGGTTCGAAATGA
- a CDS encoding TetR/AcrR family transcriptional regulator, with protein MIVSQPPPELAEDAARGPRARTRRLMLETATRLMQAGVTPSVSEVAEAAQVSRATAYRYFPSQAALVEAVVDEALGPILAWKSGSRDPQARVAGLFDTALPRLDAFEATFRAALRLALEEWAQRKAGTPANETPFRRGHRVDLLREALRPLNDSLPAKKVERLAQALSLVFGVEAMVVLKDMWKLDSDGTEDVVRWAAAALVRTAIEDD; from the coding sequence ATGATCGTCTCACAACCTCCCCCCGAACTCGCCGAGGATGCCGCACGCGGGCCGCGCGCGCGTACCCGCAGGCTCATGCTGGAAACCGCGACCCGCCTCATGCAGGCGGGCGTCACACCGTCGGTCAGTGAGGTGGCCGAGGCAGCCCAAGTGTCGCGGGCAACGGCATACCGCTATTTCCCCAGCCAGGCGGCGTTGGTGGAGGCGGTGGTGGACGAAGCGCTGGGACCGATCCTGGCGTGGAAATCCGGCTCCCGCGATCCGCAGGCGCGCGTCGCCGGCCTGTTCGACACGGCGCTGCCGCGCCTCGACGCATTCGAGGCGACGTTCCGAGCCGCGTTGAGGCTGGCGCTCGAGGAATGGGCCCAACGCAAGGCGGGCACGCCGGCAAACGAAACGCCGTTCCGGCGCGGCCACCGTGTCGACCTTCTGCGCGAGGCGCTGCGTCCGCTCAACGACAGCCTGCCGGCAAAGAAGGTCGAGCGCCTGGCGCAAGCCCTGTCGCTGGTCTTCGGCGTCGAGGCGATGGTGGTGCTCAAAGACATGTGGAAGCTCGATTCGGACGGCACAGAGGATGTCGTACGTTGGGCGGCCGCGGCGCTGGTGCGGACGGCCATCGAAGACGATTGA
- a CDS encoding patatin-like phospholipase family protein: MTRYTVGLALGGGAARGWSHIGVLETLLGAGIEPRVVAGTSIGALVGAAYACERLADLTAWAQAIDWRTIAGMLDVRVANGGLIDGARVQRALRELGMDKSIENLPTKFAAVATDLADGREIWLQSGPVDAAIRASIALPGIFSPSLVEGKWLADGGLVNQIPVSTCRALGADFVIAVGLGDGMLAKRAAGLSPAAAEEAAAAQRGRLMEMVAQMPGPIREQAVRILPQLLPGGPKSPGYFDVLANALNIMQDRITRSRLAGEPPHAMISPQVAHIKLMDFHRAGDAIAAGRAAAEKALDGLRAQLEN; the protein is encoded by the coding sequence ATGACGAGATACACGGTCGGCCTGGCGCTGGGCGGCGGAGCCGCCCGTGGCTGGTCGCATATCGGCGTTCTCGAAACCCTGCTGGGTGCCGGCATCGAGCCGCGGGTCGTCGCCGGCACCTCGATCGGAGCGCTGGTCGGCGCGGCCTATGCCTGTGAGCGCCTCGCCGACCTGACGGCCTGGGCGCAGGCAATCGACTGGCGCACCATCGCGGGAATGCTCGACGTCAGGGTCGCCAATGGCGGACTGATCGACGGCGCGCGCGTCCAGCGGGCTTTGCGCGAACTGGGCATGGACAAGTCCATCGAGAACTTGCCGACGAAGTTCGCGGCGGTCGCGACAGATCTCGCCGACGGGCGCGAGATCTGGCTGCAGAGCGGCCCTGTCGACGCCGCGATCCGTGCCTCGATCGCCCTGCCCGGAATCTTCAGCCCGTCGCTCGTGGAGGGCAAATGGCTGGCCGATGGGGGCCTCGTCAACCAGATCCCGGTTTCGACCTGCCGGGCGCTTGGAGCCGATTTCGTCATAGCGGTCGGGCTGGGGGACGGGATGCTCGCCAAGCGCGCCGCCGGTCTGAGCCCGGCCGCGGCGGAGGAGGCCGCCGCCGCGCAGCGCGGCCGTCTGATGGAGATGGTTGCGCAGATGCCTGGGCCCATCCGGGAACAGGCGGTGCGGATCTTGCCGCAATTGTTGCCTGGCGGTCCGAAATCGCCGGGATATTTCGACGTGCTGGCGAACGCTTTGAACATCATGCAGGACCGGATCACCCGTTCGCGGCTGGCCGGCGAGCCGCCGCATGCGATGATTTCGCCGCAGGTCGCGCACATCAAACTGATGGATTTCCACCGCGCCGGCGATGCGATCGCAGCGGGCCGCGCGGCCGCCGAGAAAGCACTGGACGGGCTGAGGGCGCAATTGGAGAATTGA
- a CDS encoding branched-chain amino acid ABC transporter permease — protein sequence MPMLHKAIFIGLLLLGLVAPFMLYPIFVMKVMCFALFACAFNLLLGFGGLLSFGHAAYFGSASYISAYAAKAWGFTPELAILCGTGAAAILGLAIGSLAIRRQGIYFAMVTLAFAQMVFFFSLQAPFTGGEDGIQSVPRGYLLGLISMAPDRNLYYFVLGVVFVGLLVIYRIIHSPFGQVLKGIRDNEPRMVSLGYRTNRYKLAVFVLSAALAGLAGATKAIVFQLASLTDVYWTMSGEVVLMTLLGGMGTVFGPILGAAVIVTMQNYLATFGDWVTIGQGIIFVVAVMLFREGIVGVIARIIRRPL from the coding sequence ATGCCCATGCTGCACAAGGCGATCTTCATCGGGCTTCTGCTTCTAGGCCTCGTCGCTCCATTCATGCTCTACCCCATCTTCGTGATGAAGGTGATGTGCTTCGCGCTGTTTGCCTGCGCGTTCAACCTCCTGCTCGGCTTCGGCGGATTGCTGTCCTTCGGGCATGCGGCCTATTTCGGCAGCGCCAGCTACATCTCCGCCTACGCTGCCAAGGCCTGGGGGTTCACGCCCGAACTGGCGATACTCTGCGGCACCGGCGCAGCGGCGATTCTCGGCCTGGCGATCGGCTCCCTCGCCATCCGCCGGCAAGGCATCTACTTCGCGATGGTGACGTTGGCCTTCGCGCAGATGGTGTTCTTCTTCTCGCTGCAGGCGCCGTTCACCGGCGGCGAGGACGGTATCCAGTCCGTGCCGCGCGGCTACCTCCTGGGGCTGATCTCCATGGCGCCGGACCGCAACCTCTATTATTTCGTCCTGGGCGTCGTGTTCGTCGGGCTGCTCGTCATCTACCGCATCATCCATTCGCCCTTTGGCCAGGTGCTCAAGGGCATACGGGACAACGAACCGCGCATGGTCTCGCTCGGCTACCGGACCAATCGCTACAAGCTCGCGGTCTTCGTCCTGTCGGCGGCTCTCGCGGGCCTCGCCGGCGCGACCAAGGCGATCGTGTTCCAGCTTGCATCGCTGACGGACGTCTACTGGACGATGTCGGGCGAGGTCGTGCTGATGACGCTGCTCGGTGGGATGGGAACGGTGTTCGGTCCGATCCTCGGCGCCGCCGTGATCGTGACGATGCAGAACTACCTGGCCACCTTCGGCGACTGGGTGACGATCGGCCAGGGCATCATCTTCGTCGTCGCGGTCATGCTTTTCCGTGAAGGCATCGTCGGCGTGATCGCCAGGATCATTCGCCGTCCTCTGTAG
- a CDS encoding branched-chain amino acid ABC transporter permease, with protein sequence MFELLGIPPQALFGQLLLGLINGSFYAILSLGLAIIFGLLNIINFTHGAQYMMGAFVAWMLLNYLGIPYWGALIIVPIIVGATGIVLERLLISRLYHLDHLYGLLLTFGLALIITGIFRNQYGISGLPYAIPKQLAGGQNLGFMFLPNYRGWVVVVSLVVCLATWFAIEKTRLGGYLRAATENPTMVGAFGINVPRLITLTYGFGVALAAFAGVLAAPIYSVNPNMGADVIIVVFAVVVIGGMGSILGSILTGFGLGLVEGLARVFYPEGSAVVIFVIMAIVLLVKPAGLFGREA encoded by the coding sequence ATGTTCGAGCTCCTCGGCATTCCACCCCAGGCCCTGTTCGGCCAGCTGCTGCTCGGCCTGATCAACGGGTCCTTCTACGCGATCCTGTCGCTTGGGCTGGCCATCATCTTCGGGCTGCTGAACATCATCAACTTCACCCATGGCGCCCAGTACATGATGGGTGCCTTCGTCGCCTGGATGCTCCTCAACTACCTCGGCATTCCATACTGGGGGGCGCTGATCATCGTGCCGATCATCGTCGGAGCGACGGGCATCGTGCTCGAGCGTCTGCTGATATCGCGGCTCTACCACCTCGACCATCTCTACGGGCTGCTTCTGACCTTCGGCCTGGCGCTCATCATCACCGGCATCTTCCGCAACCAGTACGGCATTTCCGGCCTGCCCTACGCCATTCCGAAACAGCTCGCCGGCGGGCAGAACCTCGGCTTCATGTTCCTTCCCAACTATCGCGGCTGGGTGGTCGTCGTCTCGCTGGTCGTGTGCCTCGCGACCTGGTTCGCGATCGAGAAGACCCGCCTCGGCGGCTATCTCAGGGCCGCCACGGAAAACCCCACCATGGTCGGCGCCTTCGGCATCAACGTTCCGCGCCTGATCACCCTCACCTATGGTTTCGGCGTCGCGCTTGCCGCCTTCGCCGGCGTGCTCGCGGCCCCGATCTATTCGGTCAATCCCAACATGGGCGCCGACGTCATCATCGTCGTCTTCGCGGTGGTCGTCATCGGCGGAATGGGTTCGATTCTCGGCTCGATCCTCACCGGTTTCGGCCTCGGCCTCGTCGAGGGGCTCGCCCGGGTGTTCTATCCGGAGGGCTCGGCGGTCGTCATCTTCGTCATCATGGCCATCGTGCTGCTGGTCAAACCCGCGGGCCTGTTCGGGAGGGAAGCCTGA
- a CDS encoding ABC transporter substrate-binding protein produces the protein MRKTGFILATLAGLLMAGTAYAQTKVKIGVMNDRSGLYSDITGEGSVVAAQLAAEDFGTDKGITVEIVSADHQNKPDIGSNIARQWYDTEEVDAIADVPTSSVALAINDITREKNKVFLNSGAATSDLTGAKCSPNTIHWTYDTWQLAHGTGGAMVAAGGKTWFFLTADYAFGHALERDTAAVVKAAGGEVVGSVKTPFPGTDFSSFLLQAQSSGAQVIGLANAGGDTINSIKQASEFGITQGGQAIAGLLVFANDVHALGLDVAQGLVLTETFYWDLNDDTRKWSARFEEKTGKKPSMVQAGVYGAVLHYLKAVEAAGTKDAQAVVAKMKEMPTDDVLFGKGQVRIDGRKIHDAYLFRVKKPDQSKGEWDLYETVATIPADKAFRPLNEGGCELVK, from the coding sequence ATGAGGAAGACTGGCTTCATACTGGCAACGCTCGCAGGACTGCTCATGGCCGGCACGGCCTATGCGCAGACCAAGGTCAAGATCGGCGTGATGAACGACCGGTCCGGCCTCTATTCGGACATCACCGGCGAAGGCTCGGTGGTCGCTGCGCAACTCGCCGCGGAGGATTTCGGCACGGACAAGGGCATTACGGTCGAGATCGTCTCGGCGGATCACCAGAACAAGCCCGACATCGGCTCGAACATCGCCCGGCAATGGTACGATACCGAAGAGGTGGATGCCATCGCCGACGTGCCGACCTCGTCCGTGGCGCTGGCCATCAACGATATCACCCGCGAGAAGAACAAGGTCTTCCTCAATTCGGGCGCGGCGACATCCGACCTGACTGGTGCGAAGTGCTCGCCCAATACGATCCACTGGACCTATGACACCTGGCAGCTCGCCCACGGCACGGGCGGGGCCATGGTGGCCGCGGGCGGCAAGACCTGGTTCTTCCTGACCGCGGATTATGCCTTCGGCCATGCGCTGGAGCGCGACACGGCGGCTGTCGTCAAGGCGGCGGGCGGTGAGGTGGTGGGCAGCGTCAAGACGCCCTTCCCCGGAACCGATTTCTCGTCCTTCCTTCTCCAGGCCCAGTCGTCAGGCGCCCAGGTGATCGGCCTCGCCAATGCCGGCGGGGACACGATCAACTCGATCAAGCAGGCGTCGGAGTTCGGCATCACCCAGGGCGGCCAGGCGATCGCCGGCCTGCTCGTCTTCGCCAACGACGTCCATGCCCTCGGCCTCGACGTCGCCCAGGGCCTCGTGCTCACCGAGACCTTCTACTGGGATCTCAACGACGACACCCGCAAATGGTCGGCGCGGTTCGAGGAAAAGACGGGCAAGAAGCCGTCGATGGTGCAGGCCGGCGTCTACGGCGCGGTCCTCCACTACCTCAAGGCCGTCGAGGCGGCCGGCACCAAGGACGCGCAGGCGGTGGTCGCCAAGATGAAGGAAATGCCGACCGACGACGTGCTGTTCGGCAAGGGCCAGGTCCGCATCGACGGACGCAAGATCCACGATGCCTATCTGTTCCGCGTCAAGAAGCCGGACCAGTCCAAGGGCGAGTGGGACCTCTATGAGACCGTCGCCACCATCCCGGCGGACAAGGCGTTCCGGCCGCTGAACGAAGGCGGCTGCGAACTGGTGAAGTAA
- a CDS encoding ABC transporter ATP-binding protein, with amino-acid sequence MPEAALAQQPSPAPTVKPLLKVDGLQGWYAESHVLHGIDFQVGEGEVVTLLGRNGAGKTTTLKAIMGILAKRSGSVMFDGHETIKLPARAIARLGIALCPEERAIFSSLSVEENLMLPPQVRPGGLTVEQVFELFPNIKARLSSQGTKLSGGEQQMLAIGRILRTGAKLLLLDEPTEGLAPVIVQQIGHTIARLKQEGFTIVLVEQNFHFAASVADRHYVVEQGRVIDTIPNDELDANIDKLHRYLGV; translated from the coding sequence ATGCCTGAAGCAGCGCTCGCGCAACAGCCGTCTCCGGCACCAACCGTGAAGCCCCTGCTGAAGGTCGATGGACTGCAGGGCTGGTATGCCGAGAGCCACGTGCTCCATGGTATCGACTTCCAAGTGGGCGAAGGCGAGGTGGTGACCCTTCTCGGCCGCAACGGCGCCGGCAAGACGACGACGCTCAAGGCCATCATGGGCATTCTCGCCAAGCGGTCGGGTTCGGTGATGTTCGACGGCCACGAGACGATCAAGCTGCCGGCACGGGCCATCGCGCGGCTCGGCATCGCGCTCTGCCCCGAGGAGCGGGCGATTTTCTCTTCGCTTTCGGTCGAGGAGAATCTGATGCTGCCGCCGCAGGTTCGGCCGGGCGGCCTGACCGTCGAGCAGGTCTTCGAGCTTTTCCCCAACATCAAGGCGCGGCTGTCGAGCCAGGGCACGAAGCTGTCGGGTGGCGAGCAGCAGATGCTGGCGATCGGCCGTATCCTGCGCACCGGCGCCAAGCTTCTGCTGCTCGACGAGCCGACGGAAGGCCTGGCGCCCGTCATCGTCCAGCAGATCGGTCACACGATCGCCCGTCTGAAGCAGGAGGGCTTCACGATCGTCCTGGTCGAACAGAATTTCCATTTCGCCGCATCGGTCGCCGACCGGCACTACGTGGTGGAACAGGGGCGCGTGATCGACACGATCCCCAATGACGAACTCGACGCCAACATCGACAAGCTTCACCGCTATCTCGGCGTCTGA
- a CDS encoding ABC transporter ATP-binding protein, whose product MNGDIILEASGLTKEFKGFVAVSNVELKVRRGSIHALIGPNGAGKTTCFNLLTKFLQPTRGSIHYNGQDITAMQPADIARLGLVRSFQISAVFPKMTALENVRIALQRRRGDSFDFWRSERALTEFDDEALALLADVGLTEFSATPAGELPYGRKRALEIATTLALNPEMLLLDEPMAGMTQQDIDRISALIRRIAANRTIFMVEHNLSVVASLSDRITVLARGEVLAEGDYATVSKDPRVVEAYIGAGHA is encoded by the coding sequence ATGAACGGGGACATTATCCTCGAGGCGTCCGGCCTGACCAAGGAATTCAAGGGCTTCGTCGCCGTCAGCAATGTCGAACTGAAGGTCAGGCGAGGCTCGATCCACGCGCTGATCGGGCCGAACGGCGCCGGCAAGACGACCTGCTTCAACCTCCTGACGAAGTTCCTGCAGCCGACCAGAGGGTCTATCCACTACAACGGCCAGGACATCACCGCGATGCAGCCGGCCGACATCGCGCGGCTGGGGCTCGTCCGCTCCTTCCAGATCTCGGCGGTCTTTCCGAAAATGACGGCGCTGGAGAATGTCCGCATCGCCCTGCAGCGGCGGCGCGGCGACAGCTTCGATTTCTGGCGCTCTGAGAGGGCGCTGACCGAGTTCGACGACGAGGCGCTCGCGCTGCTCGCCGATGTCGGCCTGACGGAATTCTCGGCGACGCCTGCCGGCGAACTCCCCTACGGACGCAAGCGGGCGCTCGAGATCGCGACGACGCTGGCGCTGAACCCGGAAATGCTTCTGCTCGACGAGCCGATGGCCGGCATGACGCAACAGGACATCGACCGGATTTCCGCGCTCATCCGCCGCATCGCGGCGAACCGGACCATCTTCATGGTCGAGCACAATCTATCGGTGGTGGCGTCGCTTTCGGACCGAATCACCGTGCTGGCGCGCGGCGAGGTGCTGGCGGAGGGCGACTACGCCACCGTGTCGAAGGATCCGCGTGTCGTCGAAGCCTATATCGGAGCGGGACATGCCTGA
- a CDS encoding FAD-binding monooxygenase, with amino-acid sequence MQYHLDGFRPGDPDIAAAAAGRPLLDRDFLDPVDVLIVGCGPAGLTLAAMLSASPGIRTRIVERKSGPIEKGQADGISCRSMEMFNAFGFADKVMRQGYQVNETTFWKPDPARPEFIARNGRIQDVEDGLSEMPHMILNQARVHDMYLDIMRNSPSRLEPDYSLQFVDLAVDPTEQDYPVNVTLERLEDGREGQTLSVKARYVVGCDGARSTVRKAIGRELVGDAANQAWGVMDVLAVTDFPDIRCKTLIQSASEGNIIIIPREGGYLTRLYVELDKLAEGERVASRNITVEQLIATAQRTFRPYSFDVREVAWWSVYEIGQRLTDKFDDVPDDEVSTRLPHVFICGDACHTHSPKAGQGMNVSMGDALNLGWKLVSVLEGRCAPDVLHSYSSERQAVARDLIEFDREWSRIMSERPQAGDDSEKGGPKFQRYFIQHGRYTAGMSVTYQPSRLTGKPVWQSLAPGFAIGSRFHSAPVVRLADAKPLELGHVVQADTRWRLFVFCPAEDPAGDDATIARLGRFLSEAPNSPVRRHTRPDDDIDSVFDVRAVFQQATRDLALETLPAFLKPRKGKHGLVDYEKMFCADPKPGRDIFDLRGIDRKKGCIVVVRPDQYVAHVLPIDAHDELAQFFERFMLPG; translated from the coding sequence ATGCAGTACCACCTCGACGGCTTCCGGCCGGGAGATCCGGACATCGCGGCGGCGGCTGCCGGCCGGCCGTTGCTCGACCGGGACTTTCTCGATCCTGTCGATGTCCTGATCGTCGGCTGCGGACCGGCCGGGCTGACGCTCGCTGCGATGCTCTCCGCCTCTCCTGGGATCAGGACGCGGATCGTCGAGAGGAAGTCCGGGCCGATCGAAAAGGGCCAGGCCGACGGCATTTCCTGCCGCTCGATGGAAATGTTCAACGCCTTCGGCTTCGCCGACAAGGTGATGCGCCAGGGCTATCAGGTGAACGAGACAACCTTCTGGAAGCCCGACCCTGCGCGTCCGGAATTCATCGCCCGCAACGGCCGCATCCAGGATGTCGAGGACGGGCTGTCGGAAATGCCCCACATGATCCTCAACCAAGCCCGCGTGCATGACATGTATCTCGACATCATGCGCAACTCGCCGTCGCGGCTCGAACCCGACTATTCGCTGCAGTTCGTCGATCTTGCCGTCGACCCGACTGAACAGGACTATCCAGTCAACGTTACGCTCGAGCGGCTGGAGGACGGGCGCGAAGGGCAGACCCTGTCCGTCAAAGCGCGCTACGTCGTAGGCTGCGACGGCGCGCGCAGCACTGTTCGCAAGGCCATCGGCCGGGAACTCGTCGGCGACGCCGCCAACCAGGCATGGGGCGTCATGGACGTCCTCGCCGTGACGGATTTCCCGGACATTCGCTGCAAGACGCTGATCCAGTCGGCGAGCGAAGGCAACATCATCATCATTCCGCGCGAAGGCGGCTACCTCACCCGCCTCTACGTCGAGCTCGACAAACTCGCCGAGGGAGAGCGGGTTGCCAGTCGCAACATTACCGTCGAACAACTGATCGCCACCGCGCAACGGACATTCCGACCCTATTCCTTCGACGTCAGGGAAGTCGCCTGGTGGTCCGTCTACGAAATCGGCCAGCGCCTGACCGACAAGTTCGACGACGTGCCGGACGACGAAGTCTCGACGCGCCTGCCGCATGTCTTCATCTGCGGAGATGCGTGCCACACGCACAGTCCGAAGGCTGGGCAGGGCATGAACGTCTCCATGGGCGACGCATTGAACCTCGGCTGGAAGCTCGTCTCCGTGCTCGAAGGCCGCTGCGCGCCGGACGTACTGCACAGCTATTCTTCAGAGCGCCAGGCCGTGGCCCGCGACCTGATCGAATTCGACCGCGAATGGTCGCGCATCATGAGCGAGCGGCCGCAAGCCGGCGACGACAGCGAGAAAGGCGGGCCGAAGTTCCAGCGCTATTTCATCCAGCACGGCCGCTACACCGCAGGGATGTCGGTCACCTACCAACCCTCGCGACTGACCGGCAAACCCGTCTGGCAGTCGCTCGCTCCTGGCTTCGCGATCGGTTCGCGCTTTCATTCCGCCCCTGTGGTTCGACTCGCGGATGCCAAGCCATTGGAACTCGGCCACGTCGTCCAGGCCGACACGCGATGGCGCCTCTTCGTCTTCTGCCCCGCCGAAGATCCTGCCGGCGACGACGCGACGATCGCCAGGCTCGGCCGCTTTCTGAGCGAGGCACCGAATTCGCCCGTCCGCCGGCATACGCGTCCCGACGACGACATCGATTCGGTGTTCGACGTCCGCGCGGTCTTCCAGCAGGCAACGCGCGACCTCGCTCTCGAGACACTGCCAGCTTTTCTGAAACCCAGGAAAGGAAAACACGGCCTCGTCGACTACGAGAAGATGTTTTGCGCCGACCCGAAACCCGGGCGGGACATTTTCGACCTGCGCGGCATCGACCGGAAGAAGGGTTGCATCGTCGTCGTGCGTCCGGACCAGTATGTCGCCCATGTGCTGCCGATCGACGCCCATGACGAACTGGCGCAGTTCTTCGAGCGCTTCATGCTGCCCGGCTAA